The following coding sequences are from one Thermoplasmata archaeon window:
- the lysX gene encoding lysine biosynthesis protein LysX, with protein sequence MSDALRLGIFLTIVRPEEKQIFQAAEARGITVERLDDERMTFDLERPDLPVDVILNRSVSHSRGLYAMRFFAHYGIPTVNTADVIERAGDKILGSLRLREAGIPTPRTIVALTPEAALIALDQIGYPAVLKPPIGSWGRLMARVHSREEAEQIIEHKVALASPQHSVFYVQEYVPKPDRDLRVFVIGRTVVGAMYRHSSDWRTNAARGAESEAFDPPESVRALAIRAAEAMGGGILAVDLMEAPSGLVVHEVNPTPEFKSLQAATGLDIADRILDYVAEVARR encoded by the coding sequence GTGAGTGACGCCCTCCGCCTCGGGATTTTCCTGACCATCGTCCGACCCGAAGAGAAGCAGATCTTCCAGGCCGCCGAGGCTCGCGGGATCACGGTCGAGCGTCTCGACGACGAGCGCATGACCTTCGATCTAGAACGACCGGACCTGCCCGTCGACGTGATCCTGAACCGTTCGGTCAGCCACTCCCGCGGCCTGTACGCGATGCGGTTCTTCGCCCACTACGGGATTCCGACCGTCAACACGGCCGACGTCATCGAGCGGGCCGGCGACAAGATCCTCGGATCTCTGCGGCTCCGGGAGGCCGGGATTCCGACCCCCCGAACGATCGTGGCGCTTACCCCGGAGGCGGCGTTGATTGCGCTCGATCAGATCGGCTACCCCGCGGTCCTGAAGCCTCCGATCGGCTCGTGGGGTCGGCTGATGGCCCGCGTGCACAGCCGCGAGGAGGCGGAGCAGATCATCGAGCACAAGGTCGCGCTCGCCTCTCCGCAACACTCCGTGTTCTACGTACAGGAGTACGTGCCCAAGCCCGATCGCGATCTGCGCGTCTTCGTCATCGGACGGACGGTGGTGGGAGCCATGTATCGACACTCGAGCGACTGGCGGACCAATGCGGCCCGTGGGGCCGAATCCGAGGCGTTCGATCCTCCGGAGTCCGTGCGCGCACTTGCGATCCGCGCCGCCGAGGCGATGGGTGGAGGCATCCTCGCGGTGGACCTGATGGAAGCTCCCAGCGGGCTCGTGGTCCATGAGGTCAATCCCACCCCCGAATTCAAGTCCCTGCAAGCGGCGACCGGCCTCGACATCGCCGACCGCATCCTCGACTACGTCGCCGAGGTCGCCCGACGATGA
- a CDS encoding [LysW]-aminoadipate kinase, whose product MTIVVKIGGAEGNEVGPVLADLARRTDYVLVHGGSGEIDRLGESMGHPSKYYTSPSGVVSRHTDSEHMDVVVLAMAGRIQTELVRALGALGVRAVGLSGADGGLLIARKKEASRAIEDGRVVRVKDDRSGVVEEVRADLLRVLLGAGYVPVIGPPAISRTGELLNVDADRVAAQVAVALGAETLLLLTNVVGVLRDRNDPASRIDSVSRDAVDSMMPYAEGRMRKKILAAREAAVGGVGRIVIASSMVPEPVEHALAGHGTVIE is encoded by the coding sequence ATGACGATCGTCGTCAAGATCGGGGGCGCCGAGGGCAACGAGGTGGGCCCCGTGCTCGCCGATCTCGCGCGCCGCACCGACTACGTGCTGGTCCACGGTGGCTCGGGGGAGATCGATCGACTGGGCGAGTCGATGGGCCACCCCTCGAAGTACTACACGTCCCCGAGCGGAGTAGTATCCCGACACACCGACTCCGAGCACATGGACGTGGTGGTGCTGGCGATGGCCGGGCGGATCCAGACCGAGCTCGTCCGCGCGCTCGGTGCACTCGGCGTGCGCGCGGTGGGACTCAGTGGGGCTGACGGAGGGCTCCTGATCGCCCGGAAGAAGGAGGCAAGCCGCGCGATCGAAGACGGAAGGGTCGTTCGCGTGAAGGATGACCGCTCCGGTGTCGTTGAGGAGGTGCGCGCGGATCTGCTCCGGGTGTTGCTGGGCGCCGGGTACGTTCCGGTCATAGGGCCGCCCGCCATCTCCCGCACGGGAGAATTGCTGAACGTCGATGCGGATCGAGTGGCCGCTCAGGTCGCGGTGGCACTCGGCGCCGAAACGCTCCTCCTGCTCACGAATGTGGTCGGCGTGCTGCGGGATCGGAACGATCCGGCGAGCCGTATCGACTCGGTCTCCCGGGATGCGGTCGATTCCATGATGCCGTACGCCGAGGGGCGAATGCGCAAGAAGATCCTCGCGGCCCGAGAGGCCGCGGTCGGGGGGGTCGGCCGCATCGTGATCGCCTCGTCCATGGTCCCCGAGCCGGTCGAACACGCCCTGGCCGGTCACGGTACGGTGATCGAATGA
- the argC gene encoding N-acetyl-gamma-glutamyl-phosphate reductase yields MRASVVGGSGYVGGELLRLLLRHPRIELEQVSSDSMAGKAVTRAHPNLRRSTDLRFVPHGELKPAEVTFVAVPHRESMHRMPEWLARGGIVVDLSADHRLKDPSQYPQYYGVTHPHPELLVRAVYGLPELHREEIRGSSLISNPGCIAAATILALRPLVASGLVDTDRPVVVDAKSGSSAGGSDSGPASSHPERSGSMRLYAPAGHRHTAEIEQETGAKIGMSAHAVEAVRGVLSTSHAFLRAPVDEKEIWRVYRAAYGSEPFVRIVHEADGIHREPEPKVLSGSNYCDIGFALDAHTGRVIATSAIDNLMKGAAGNALQALNVAVGFPETMGLEFPGLHPI; encoded by the coding sequence ATGAGAGCCTCGGTGGTGGGCGGCAGCGGGTACGTTGGTGGCGAACTTCTGCGCCTCCTCCTCCGACACCCGCGCATCGAGCTCGAGCAGGTCTCCTCCGACTCGATGGCCGGCAAGGCGGTGACCCGGGCCCATCCCAACCTGCGCCGATCGACCGATCTGAGATTCGTCCCCCACGGCGAGCTCAAGCCCGCCGAGGTCACCTTTGTCGCGGTTCCGCACCGCGAATCGATGCATCGGATGCCCGAATGGCTTGCTCGGGGCGGGATCGTCGTCGATCTCAGCGCCGACCACCGGCTGAAGGACCCGAGCCAGTATCCTCAGTATTACGGGGTCACCCACCCGCATCCCGAGCTGCTCGTTCGCGCGGTCTATGGCCTGCCCGAGCTCCACCGCGAGGAGATCCGCGGGTCCTCGTTGATCAGCAACCCTGGATGCATCGCGGCGGCGACGATCCTCGCCCTGCGACCGCTCGTGGCCTCCGGTCTCGTGGATACGGATCGGCCCGTGGTCGTGGACGCCAAGAGCGGGTCCTCGGCCGGAGGCAGCGACAGTGGCCCCGCGTCGTCCCACCCGGAGCGTTCGGGCTCGATGCGCCTCTATGCACCCGCCGGCCATCGGCACACCGCGGAGATCGAACAGGAGACTGGAGCGAAGATCGGCATGTCGGCGCATGCGGTCGAGGCGGTCCGCGGCGTCCTATCCACGAGCCACGCGTTCCTGCGGGCGCCTGTTGACGAGAAGGAGATCTGGAGAGTCTACCGGGCCGCGTACGGCTCCGAGCCGTTCGTACGGATCGTGCACGAGGCCGATGGCATCCACCGGGAGCCGGAACCGAAGGTGCTCAGCGGGTCGAACTACTGCGATATCGGCTTCGCGCTCGATGCCCACACGGGTCGGGTCATCGCCACCTCGGCAATCGACAATCTGATGAAAGGAGCTGCCGGCAACGCCCTGCAAGCGCTGAACGTGGCGGTGGGGTTTCCCGAGACGATGGGCCTCGAGTTCCCCGGCCTGCATCCGATCTAG
- a CDS encoding aspartate aminotransferase family protein — MNDAEPVRGEFAAVGRREITIVRGEGARLWDDRDRSFVDLGISLGVGNLGHSNPAIVHAVETQARQLIHVGSACDTPPRHDFVQRLLELMPPTLDRVFLSNSGAEGMETALKFARSSTARPGFVAALRGFHGRTLGALSATWRRDLREPFEPLVPGFSHVPYNDAAQLDRAVDQTTAAVILELVQGEGGVHAIDPEYLRAARAVCDRSGALLIFDEIQTGMGRTGRRFAFERWGILPDILVLAKSLAGGVPIGATITTEDVERRFRGTHHSTFGGNALACAAGRAALDYLVSERLDERAERLGTEAMAQLRRSPSPRVREVRGLGLLIGIELKERAAPYLQALRERGFLAIGAGPNVIRLLPPLVISEADWSAGLAAISEVLADG; from the coding sequence ATGAACGATGCCGAACCCGTTCGGGGAGAGTTCGCGGCGGTGGGGCGGCGCGAGATCACGATCGTCCGAGGCGAGGGCGCCCGGCTCTGGGATGATCGGGACCGATCGTTCGTGGATCTCGGCATCTCCCTCGGAGTGGGCAATCTCGGCCACTCCAATCCAGCCATCGTACACGCCGTCGAGACGCAAGCGCGGCAGCTCATCCACGTCGGAAGCGCGTGCGACACTCCTCCCCGGCACGACTTCGTTCAGCGCCTCCTGGAACTCATGCCCCCCACGCTCGACCGGGTCTTTCTGTCGAATTCCGGGGCCGAGGGGATGGAGACGGCGTTGAAGTTCGCCCGCTCCTCGACCGCCCGGCCGGGGTTCGTTGCCGCGTTGCGCGGGTTCCATGGACGGACGCTCGGGGCGCTTTCGGCGACTTGGCGACGCGATCTGAGGGAACCGTTCGAGCCCCTCGTTCCCGGCTTTTCCCACGTGCCGTACAACGACGCCGCCCAGCTCGATCGGGCCGTGGACCAAACGACGGCCGCGGTCATCTTGGAACTGGTCCAGGGAGAAGGGGGCGTTCACGCCATCGACCCGGAGTACCTCCGCGCGGCCCGCGCGGTCTGCGATCGCAGCGGTGCGCTTCTCATCTTCGACGAGATCCAGACCGGCATGGGCCGGACCGGGCGCCGGTTCGCCTTCGAGCGGTGGGGGATCCTCCCCGACATCCTGGTCCTCGCCAAATCGCTCGCCGGTGGGGTTCCCATCGGCGCGACGATCACGACCGAGGACGTCGAGCGCCGATTCCGCGGCACGCACCACTCCACGTTCGGCGGGAATGCGCTCGCCTGCGCGGCAGGACGCGCGGCGCTCGACTACCTCGTCTCCGAGCGCCTGGACGAACGCGCCGAGCGTCTGGGGACCGAGGCGATGGCGCAGCTCCGCCGTTCGCCGAGCCCTCGCGTCCGTGAGGTCCGGGGTCTCGGTCTCCTGATCGGGATCGAGCTCAAGGAGCGGGCCGCGCCGTACCTTCAGGCCCTTCGCGAGCGGGGATTCCTCGCGATCGGAGCGGGGCCGAACGTCATCCGCTTGCTTCCTCCCCTCGTCATCTCCGAGGCGGACTGGTCCGCCGGATTGGCGGCGATCTCCGAGGTCCTTGCGGATGGATGA
- a CDS encoding lysine biosynthesis protein LysW has protein sequence MTECPACDAHVECATMVAGEIFPCTDCGTELEVVTTLPTAVQLAPKEAEDWGE, from the coding sequence ATGACCGAGTGCCCAGCGTGCGATGCCCATGTCGAATGCGCCACCATGGTGGCCGGAGAGATCTTTCCGTGCACCGACTGCGGGACCGAGCTTGAGGTCGTGACGACTCTACCGACCGCGGTCCAGCTGGCCCCGAAGGAGGCGGAAGACTGGGGTGAGTGA
- a CDS encoding M20/M25/M40 family metallo-hydrolase — protein MDDPEVLVELLEAYSPSGHEGPAVERFRALAQRLGYSVSSDVAGNGIARRGSGRPQILFLGHIDTVEGALPVRREGTRIYGRGACDAKGPLAAALLAGRTAPTRGEVVVVAAVGEETDSRGARALLEAFRPEYVIAGEPSGWDGLAVGYKGDLRLKAIFLGDRAHLSAPTASTADRAVEWIQGLRQEVARRTGPTPFRSLTFKVISIATTTDGGAERVEVVVDLRIPPGSGAAALLAQLPREGGPETIEPLVELDPYEGDRLDPVVAALSQGIRAAGGRPTLWRKTGTSDLNLVAPAWRVRGAAYGPGDSRLDHTDGEFLEVEDLDRAVRVLAHAFEILAAGEARPTPRRSDERA, from the coding sequence ATGGATGATCCCGAGGTCCTGGTCGAGCTGCTGGAGGCCTACAGCCCCTCGGGCCATGAAGGGCCGGCCGTCGAGCGGTTCCGGGCCCTCGCCCAAAGGCTCGGCTACTCGGTCTCGAGCGATGTCGCGGGGAATGGGATTGCGAGGCGAGGCTCCGGCCGGCCCCAGATTCTCTTCCTCGGGCACATCGATACCGTCGAGGGGGCCTTGCCGGTCCGACGCGAGGGAACCCGCATCTACGGGCGGGGCGCGTGCGACGCGAAGGGACCCCTCGCCGCCGCCTTACTGGCGGGTCGGACGGCGCCCACTCGAGGAGAGGTCGTGGTCGTCGCGGCGGTCGGCGAAGAGACCGATAGCCGAGGGGCCCGCGCGCTCCTGGAAGCGTTCCGACCGGAGTACGTGATCGCGGGAGAGCCGAGCGGGTGGGATGGCCTCGCCGTCGGGTACAAGGGCGATCTACGGCTGAAGGCCATCTTCCTCGGCGATCGCGCTCACCTTTCGGCACCGACCGCGTCCACGGCCGATCGGGCGGTCGAGTGGATCCAGGGCCTGCGGCAGGAGGTTGCGCGGCGAACGGGCCCTACCCCGTTCCGTTCCCTGACCTTCAAGGTCATTTCCATTGCGACCACGACGGACGGGGGCGCGGAGCGCGTGGAGGTCGTGGTCGATCTGCGGATCCCTCCGGGATCCGGGGCCGCGGCTCTCCTCGCCCAGCTTCCGCGGGAGGGCGGGCCCGAGACCATCGAGCCGCTTGTGGAGCTCGACCCGTACGAAGGGGATCGCCTCGATCCGGTGGTCGCTGCGCTCTCACAGGGGATCCGGGCCGCCGGTGGACGACCGACCCTCTGGCGAAAGACGGGGACCTCCGATCTCAACCTCGTGGCGCCGGCCTGGAGAGTGCGAGGAGCCGCATACGGACCCGGAGATTCACGTCTCGACCACACCGACGGAGAGTTCCTGGAGGTCGAAGACCTCGACCGCGCCGTTCGCGTGCTCGCCCACGCCTTCGAGATTCTGGCCGCCGGAGAGGCGAGGCCTACTCCTCGTCGATCGGACGAGCGTGCTTGA